One segment of Toxoplasma gondii ME49 chromosome VI, whole genome shotgun sequence DNA contains the following:
- a CDS encoding hypothetical protein (encoded by transcript TGME49_238870), whose product MRPSSSEERPSVSPTASAASSAPFALSAADRRLLLLSSATVISQRTPSHLSRPEIVEFFSRFGSLHGPGDGLAFPSDRRDKRLLIRFRHLQDALRCLKAQGLPLERRGGEEERESEAKKAERRSDEFNALSAAPGDTAWSHPLQLSREDKIKLSALRGNARAMQLLHSEGTLQRLRGGEKSEKEQEAPGRAGDSRLSEDQKRGRGGLATRPGAHSQSLFAEDSERVSGGDRGREKHPTHGRIADDSSVEEPPAERDAFFDSRSSIPSGGGHGTDRRSVQRDEKAERQRAASGDTGTSEREGRRTDSPLRDLLSGALVADQLKQTEGWRSGSLVSDPRRAGALGETGGAFGFHEKTFARARDEAGRLGETLRADRDGEDGAQEDENTKAARLSAEKAFTRRRAEATHSLMISSLAGFMFNPENPYDNYLIPALPRPAPAVPTHTSSASPPM is encoded by the exons ATGCggccttcgtcttcagaggagagaccttctgtgtctccgacCGCTTCGGCCGCGTCCAGTGCGCCGTTTGCTCTGTCGGCTGCGGATCgccggctgctgctgctgtcttcgGCGACGGTGATCTCGCAGCGGACGCCCAGTCACCTTTCGCGGCCAGAAATTGTCGagtttttctcgcgctttGGGAGCTTGCACGGGCCTGGCGACGGCCTCGCGTTCCCAAGTGACCGGCGCGACAAACGGCTGCTGATTCGTTTCCGACATCTCCAAGATGCCCTGCGGTGCCTGAAGGCTCAGGGCTTGCCCCTGGAGCGTCGcggcggggaagaagagcgcgaaagcgaggcgaagaaggctgagagaagaagcgacgagtTCAACGCTCTTTCTGCCGCCCCAGGAGACACTGCGTGGAGCCACCCCCTGCAGCTCAGCCGCGAAGACAAAATCAAGCTTTCTGCGCTCCGAGGCAACGCCCGCGCCATGCAGCTCCTCCACAGCGAAGGCActctgcagcgtctgcgcgggggcgagaagagcgagaaggagcaggaagCGCCGGGTCGAGCTGGCGACAGCCGACTGTCGGAAGATCAAAAACGAGGCAGGGGAGGCCTAGCCACGCGGCCAGGGGCACACTCCCAGTCGCTGTTTGCggaagacagcgaacgcgtttctggcggagacagagggcgagagaaacaccCTACACATGGGCGCATTGCGGACGACTCGAGCGTGGAAGAACCCCCGGCAGAGCGCGATGCGTTCTTCGACAGTCGGAGTTCTATCCCTTCTGGAGGGGGACACGGGACCGACAGGAGAAGcgtgcagagagacgagaaggcagagagacaaagagccGCTTCTGGCGACACGGggacgagcgagagagaagggagaaggaccGACAGTCCCCTCAGAGATCTGCTTTCCGGGGCCTTGGTTGCAGATCAGCTGAAACAAACAGAAGGCTGGAGATCCGGCTCTCTTGTGTCGGACCCGCGGCGAGCTGGGGCGCTCGGCGAGACAGGTGGCGCCTTCGGTTTCCACGAAAAAACGTTTGCGCGGGCGAGGGACGAGGCAGGGCGCTTGGGAGAGACGCTGAGGGCCGACcgcgacggcgaagacggcgcccaggaagacgaaaacacGAAAGCTGCGAGGCTCTCGGCTGAAAAGGCCTTCACACG GCGAAGAGCAGAGGCAACACACAGCTTGATGATTTCCTCCCTTGCTGGCTTCATGTTCAATCCGGAGAACCCGTATGACAACTACCTCATTCCAGCTCTTCCCCGGCCTGCTCCTGCCGTCCCGACGCATACGTCCTCGGCCTCTCCTCCCATGTGA